The genome window CTCCATCATTATCAATATTTTCAGGCATAATTTCTACAAAGACATTGTTGGCTATTTCTCTTCCTAAAGCAAGCTTTGATCCCCTAACCGCGATTTCAACAGGACCTTTAAACGGTGCAATTTGCATCATGCTTATGGTAGCACCCAGGGTTATCCCCATATCCATTAAACGCCTAATAACCTTGTAATCTCCTCTTATAAATGAAACCTTACCTTTTTCATGTTCATGAAGATCAACAATGGAAACTAAATTCTCTTTTCGATTTCCAACTTGCTCCACTTCTTCATTTTTCCTTTCCATACATTCTTCACAGCTTTGAAAGCTAAAATTACATGCTGGAATTAACTCTTCATCATCAGGACATTCATCTGGCCTTTCTAAAAGATGGCAAAGGGCTCTTTCTGCATCATCAGACAATGTGTGTTCCATATCACAGGCCTGATCATGCACTTTTTCTTTTTTAATTTTTAAAATGTCATGTAAAAATTTTTC of Methanobacteriales archaeon HGW-Methanobacteriales-1 contains these proteins:
- a CDS encoding DtxR family iron (metal) dependent repressor; amino-acid sequence: MSNKNSGNESLSENIEEYLEILYKLSKGDQLVKTSKISTNLNIAPGSVTQMLKKLDTMGYVKYSPYKGAILTETGLKKAKSITRKHRLLEKFLHDILKIKKEKVHDQACDMEHTLSDDAERALCHLLERPDECPDDEELIPACNFSFQSCEECMERKNEEVEQVGNRKENLVSIVDLHEHEKGKVSFIRGDYKVIRRLMDMGITLGATISMMQIAPFKGPVEIAVRGSKLALGREIANNVFVEIMPENIDNDGAAVHG